A segment of the Suncus etruscus isolate mSunEtr1 chromosome 7, mSunEtr1.pri.cur, whole genome shotgun sequence genome:
gtctgctcagaaatagctcctggcaggcacgggggaccatatgggacaccgggatttgaaccaaccacctttggtcctggatcggctgcttgcaaggcaaacaccgctgtgctatctcttcgggcccgcaCTTTCTttcatacacaatgaaatactatgcagctctaataAAGAAAAATCGTGCAAGTTACatgaataaaattagaagatatcATACTAAGTGAAGCTACTCAGAAGAAAGTACATTGATACAGAACAATCtctgtgggacttaaagatatacagcaaggtagcaacaaggGTCAAAAGCAAAATAGTGGGAAAACTcatccacacaattgagttgaTGGGGTAGAGATTTGAAAGGGAGAGATGTTGAGGTCcttagagggagaaagaagggtaTACTGGTCATAGATGTGGTGTTAGAATTATTGCatcaaaaatattgcaaaccacaaaatatcaatcaataaaaaattaaaggcaaAGGATGTCCTTTATTGACTATTATGTaatattctgttttttaattttcatatgcaATTCCTAAGATATAATTTCATTAAATGAACAGGTGTTCATTGCAAACACACTGACATCAACtctcaaaatttctaaaataacctttgaaataattatttcaacCAACCTTCTTGTTTTATAGTTGTTTTAAGTTTGATGTGCTACATCTCATGATATCACAGGCTCACAAACTACTTGAAAGTTATATTttttggttggggccacacccagaagttctcagggatcactcttggttctgtgctcaggagtcactctgagGGTACCCAGAGATCATAACTGGTGCTTGTGATCgagcccaggtcaaccacataaaaggcaaatgctagggccttgagagatagcacagcagagtttgccttgcaagcagccgatccaggaccaaaggtggttggttcgaatcccagtgtcctatatggtcccccgtgcctgccaggagctatttctgagcagacagccaggagtaacccctgagcaacgccgggtgtggcccaaaaaccaaaaaaaaaaaaaaaaaaaaggcaaatgctgTATCTGATGTACTATCAAACTGATTCCCAAAgttagatttcttttattttgctcttGAATTCTGtaaatttttatcatcttttaatatttctaaaaaattcCTCAAATAGAGGCAAGATGGCGGATTTGCTGTGAGCAGCTGTCAAGGGAGAAAAGTTGTTTCTGGATTCACCATGGCTCTAGCAGCAGTAAAATGGGCAACATCAGGTAGAACTCTCTTGAGACATTTACTTCCAATTCAAAATGGAGCTTTGTATTGTGTTTGTCTTTGCAAATCTacgttttcttctcttccagatGACTATAATTGCAAAGCTGAGCTTGCTTTAACGTCTGATGGAAGGACAATCGTTTGCTACCACCCTTCTGTGGACATTCCGTATGAGCACACAAAACCTATTCCTCGACCAGATCCTGTGCAGAATAAT
Coding sequences within it:
- the LOC126013299 gene encoding 39S ribosomal protein L42, mitochondrial-like; the encoded protein is MALAAVKWATSGRTLLRHLLPIQNGALYCVCLCKSTFSSLPDDYNCKAELALTSDGRTIVCYHPSVDIPYEHTKPIPRPDPVQNNEETYDKVLKTRLQEKNVCSEQGPMIEQLSKMFFTTKHHWYPRGQYHRRRRKLNPPKDR